The genomic region TTGCGGTGTGATCTTCAACCTTTTTGTTTTGTCATCGTCTTGTAGCGCTGAACCCCTGCGGTTCAGCGATTCTTGAGTCTCATGAATATGACCTCACCCAGAGATAAAGGGAAAGAAAAGATCACACCGTCCGCCGCGGCGGATTTCTTAAGTGAAACATGGCAATCTCATATTCATCTTCGTGCAGGCCGTCTCTGTCCTGCACCATCCGTAAAATCACACCGCAAGCGGTGTGCTACAAGAGTAAAGAGAAGATGGACCACAGCTTTTCCATCGCGGCTTCGCTGCGGTGACGTTACATTGAGTCGTTGGAAGAGCGAATCGCGACGACGTCCGTGAATTTCGTTTCTATCTGCGGAGTGGTGCGCTCACTTTATGAAGTTCTGTGAGGACTTCCCAGTATGCGCCGAACGCGCCAGTCTCATGATAGCTAATTCCGCGCTCACGGCAAAATTCTTTGACAATCGGCTCGGCATCGCGCAACCGTCGTCGGGGAAGATTCGGGAATAGATGGTGCTCGATCTGGGTGCCAAGATTGCCAAATATATAATCAGAAACTGCATTCGCTTTGATATTACGCGTGGTCACAACTTGACGCAGAATCGGGTCCTGGCTTATCGCCTCATCCGGAGTCGGCATCCCTTTATGGTTGGTGGCAAAGACCAATCCCATATACATGCCGAACAGCGATTGATGGACAAAGATAAACAAGAGCGCGTGAAGCGGAGGCAAAAAGAGAAAAAGCGACCCGAAATAGAGAGTTGCATTCACTGCGATCAAAGCAAGCTCAGTTTTTGAATTTTTGGCTTTGCCCGATAGTAAATGCCGAAAGCCCTGCATACGGATACTGGCCGACAAAAAAGCCAAAATCGGGAAGAAAAAGAAGGCCTGATACCGGACAATCCATCGCGCCGGGCCGTGTGTTGCGAGGGCTTGCTCTTCGGTAAAGGCGATGACCGGTACATCGACATCCGGGTCAAGATCTACATGGTTGGGATGTCTGTGATGCTCGTTATGTTTTCCCACCCACCAGCCATATGAGAGACCCAGACCAAGATTGGCG from Candidatus Zixiibacteriota bacterium harbors:
- a CDS encoding acyl-CoA desaturase, translating into MTHSPQPTSINDNQRSDRRSEYNMLSRKVADAGLFDKQPLFYVSRISEILLYLTGGYLLLFATNSIWTLLLAAVVLAFGFTQIAFIVHDSGHRQVFTRIGRNDILGTICANLGLGLSYGWWVGKHNEHHRHPNHVDLDPDVDVPVIAFTEEQALATHGPARWIVRYQAFFFFPILAFLSASIRMQGFRHLLSGKAKNSKTELALIAVNATLYFGSLFLFLPPLHALLFIFVHQSLFGMYMGLVFATNHKGMPTPDEAISQDPILRQVVTTRNIKANAVSDYIFGNLGTQIEHHLFPNLPRRRLRDAEPIVKEFCRERGISYHETGAFGAYWEVLTELHKVSAPLRR